The proteins below are encoded in one region of Rhinolophus sinicus isolate RSC01 linkage group LG07, ASM3656204v1, whole genome shotgun sequence:
- the TYSND1 gene encoding peroxisomal leader peptide-processing protease isoform X1 translates to MGRQWGPAMRVAEQTGCVVSASRAGQPEAGSWSCSGVILSRRPGLVLCHGGIFTPFLRAGSGALTAAGTAFLPGDSCGEDLRLHVQWGPTAASPVGRPERGRPALCTPQCAGLESGPLAGHREPPLQLPHPAELLLLLSCPAFRAHFAHLFGSETAEQWRFASTAPDAEVSEDEEEDQLRALGWFALVRVRPIPEEEADERGPRVAVAPLGAVPKGAPLLACGSPFGAFCPDIFLNTLSRGVLSNATGPLLLTDARCLPGTEGGGVFAARPPGVLVALVAAPLCWKSREWVGLTLLCAAAPLLRAARTALGRLRPCAASLAALLPPEVGAPWGLPLRDPGPPWAAAAVLVECGTVWGSGVVVAPCLVVTCRHVAPREASRVVVRPTTSKSAKIWGHVVFATRETSPYDIAVVSLEEDLEGVPIPVPTEHFHKGEAVSVVGFGIFGQACGPSVTSGILSAVVQVDDTPVMLQTTCAVHGGSSGGPLFSTHSGDLLGIVASNTRDNNTGATYPHLNFSIPITVLQPALQQYSQTGDLGSLRELDHVAEPVRVVWRLQQPLAEAPRSKL, encoded by the exons ATGGGGCGGCAGTGGGGGCCAGCCATGAGGGTAGCCGAGCAGACGGGCTGCGTGGTGAGCGCCTCCCGGGCCGGGCAGCCCGAGGCGGGCTCGTGGAGCTGCAGCGGAGTGATCCTGAGCCGCAGACCGGGCCTGGTGCTGTGCCACGGGGGCATCTTCACCCCGTTTCTGCGGGCGGGAAGCGGGGCGTTGACCGCAGCCGGCACTGCCTTCCTGCCCGGCGACAGTTGCGGCGAAGACCTGCGCCTGCACGTGCAGTGGGGCCCAACGGCCGCGAGTCCGGTAGGCCGCCCCGAACGGGGCCGCCCCGCGCTGTGCACGCCCCAGTGCGCCGGCCTAGAGTCCGGCCCGCTGGCCGGGCACCGCGAGCCGCCCCTGCAGCTCCCGCACCCCGCCGAGCTGCTGCTACTGTTGAGCTGCCCAGCATTCCGGGCCCACTTCGCGCACCTCTTCGGGAGCGAGACAGCAGAGCAGTGGCGCTTCGCGAGCACGGCGCCGGACGCCGAAGTGTCGGAGGACGAGGAAGAGGATCAGCTGAGAGCGCTGGGCTGGTTCGCGCTGGTGCGAGTGCGGCCCATCCCGGAGGAAGAGGCGGATGAGCGCGGGCCGAGAGTGGCCGTGGCGCCTCTGGGGGCCGTGCCCAAGGGCGCACCGCTGCTGGCCTGTGGCTCCCCGTTCGGCGCTTTCTGCCCTGATATCTTTCTCAACACTCTGAGCCGCGGCGTCCTCAGCAACGCGACCGGCCCGCTGCTGCTCACGGATGCGCGCTGCCTTCCTGGCACCGAGGGCGGCGGCGTGTTCGCGGCGCGGCCCCCGGGGGTGCTGGTGGCGCTGGTGGCGGCGCCCCTCTGCTGGAAGTCCCGCGAGTGGGTGGGCCTCACGCTGCTCTGCGCTGCCGCCCCTCTCCTCCGCGCCGCGCGTACCGCGCTTGGCCGCCTGCGACCCTGTGCCGCTTCCCTGGCGGCCCTCCTGCCGCCGGAGGTGGGCGCCCCATGGGGCCTGCCTCTCCGAGACCCCGGGCCCCCGTGGGCAGCCGCGGCTGTGCTGGTGGAATGTGGCACTGTCTGGGGCTCCGGAGTGGTCGTGGCGCCCTGCCTAGTGGTGACCTGCCGGCATGTGGCCCCCCGCGAGGCGTCCAGAGTTGTGGTGCGCCCCACCACCTCCAA GAGTGCCAAGATCTGGGGACATGTAGTATTTGCCACTCGGGAGACATCTCCCTATGACATAGCGGTGGTGAGCCTGGAGGAGGACCTAGAGGGTGTCCCCATACCTGTGCCCACTGAGCATTTCCACAAAG GCGAAGCTGTCAGCGTGGTGGGCTTCGGCATCTTTGGCCAGGCTTGCGGGCCCTCGGTGACCTCAGGCATCCTGTCTGCTGTGGTGCAGGTGGATGACACCCCAGTGATGCTGCAGACCACGTGTGCTGTGCATGGCGGCTCCAGTGGGGGACCCCTCTTCTCCACCCACTCGGGGGATCTCCTGG GCATTGTTGCGAGCAACACCCGGGATAATAACACGGGGGCCACCTACCCACACCTGAACTTCAGCATTCCCATCACGGTGCTCCAGCCGGCCCTGCAGCAGTATAGTCAGACGGGCGACCTGGGCAGCCTCCGGGAGCTGGACCATGTTGCCGAGCCAGTGAGGGTGGTGTGGCGGCTGCAGCAGCCCCTGGCAGAGGCCCCACGGAGCAAGCTCTGA
- the TYSND1 gene encoding peroxisomal leader peptide-processing protease isoform X2: protein MGRQWGPAMRVAEQTGCVVSASRAGQPEAGSWSCSGVILSRRPGLVLCHGGIFTPFLRAGSGALTAAGTAFLPGDSCGEDLRLHVQWGPTAASPVGRPERGRPALCTPQCAGLESGPLAGHREPPLQLPHPAELLLLLSCPAFRAHFAHLFGSETAEQWRFASTAPDAEVSEDEEEDQLRALGWFALVRVRPIPEEEADERGPRVAVAPLGAVPKGAPLLACGSPFGAFCPDIFLNTLSRGVLSNATGPLLLTDARCLPGTEGGGVFAARPPGVLVALVAAPLCWKSREWVGLTLLCAAAPLLRAARTALGRLRPCAASLAALLPPEVGAPWGLPLRDPGPPWAAAAVLVECGTVWGSGVVVAPCLVVTCRHVAPREASRVVVRPTTSKHCCEQHPG, encoded by the exons ATGGGGCGGCAGTGGGGGCCAGCCATGAGGGTAGCCGAGCAGACGGGCTGCGTGGTGAGCGCCTCCCGGGCCGGGCAGCCCGAGGCGGGCTCGTGGAGCTGCAGCGGAGTGATCCTGAGCCGCAGACCGGGCCTGGTGCTGTGCCACGGGGGCATCTTCACCCCGTTTCTGCGGGCGGGAAGCGGGGCGTTGACCGCAGCCGGCACTGCCTTCCTGCCCGGCGACAGTTGCGGCGAAGACCTGCGCCTGCACGTGCAGTGGGGCCCAACGGCCGCGAGTCCGGTAGGCCGCCCCGAACGGGGCCGCCCCGCGCTGTGCACGCCCCAGTGCGCCGGCCTAGAGTCCGGCCCGCTGGCCGGGCACCGCGAGCCGCCCCTGCAGCTCCCGCACCCCGCCGAGCTGCTGCTACTGTTGAGCTGCCCAGCATTCCGGGCCCACTTCGCGCACCTCTTCGGGAGCGAGACAGCAGAGCAGTGGCGCTTCGCGAGCACGGCGCCGGACGCCGAAGTGTCGGAGGACGAGGAAGAGGATCAGCTGAGAGCGCTGGGCTGGTTCGCGCTGGTGCGAGTGCGGCCCATCCCGGAGGAAGAGGCGGATGAGCGCGGGCCGAGAGTGGCCGTGGCGCCTCTGGGGGCCGTGCCCAAGGGCGCACCGCTGCTGGCCTGTGGCTCCCCGTTCGGCGCTTTCTGCCCTGATATCTTTCTCAACACTCTGAGCCGCGGCGTCCTCAGCAACGCGACCGGCCCGCTGCTGCTCACGGATGCGCGCTGCCTTCCTGGCACCGAGGGCGGCGGCGTGTTCGCGGCGCGGCCCCCGGGGGTGCTGGTGGCGCTGGTGGCGGCGCCCCTCTGCTGGAAGTCCCGCGAGTGGGTGGGCCTCACGCTGCTCTGCGCTGCCGCCCCTCTCCTCCGCGCCGCGCGTACCGCGCTTGGCCGCCTGCGACCCTGTGCCGCTTCCCTGGCGGCCCTCCTGCCGCCGGAGGTGGGCGCCCCATGGGGCCTGCCTCTCCGAGACCCCGGGCCCCCGTGGGCAGCCGCGGCTGTGCTGGTGGAATGTGGCACTGTCTGGGGCTCCGGAGTGGTCGTGGCGCCCTGCCTAGTGGTGACCTGCCGGCATGTGGCCCCCCGCGAGGCGTCCAGAGTTGTGGTGCGCCCCACCACCTCCAA GCATTGTTGCGAGCAACACCCGGGATAA